From Bacillus marinisedimentorum:
AGCTGGATGACTCCCTCCTGGCTTTTTAATCCACAATGCAAATATTTTATAATTTCCTTAACCATAACAAAAATCAGAGCCGCAATGAGGCTCTGATTTCTACATGTCATTCACATACTTCTTGATGCGGGACGCATAGAGCTGGATATAGCCGGATAACTCTGATAAGAGCATCCCGGCGAGGATAAGGGCGCTTCCGATCCAGGCAGTACTTGTCAAGTGTTCTCCCGCCCAGGCAACACCTGCTATAGCCGCAAAAACCGGCTCCATAGTATAGATGATAGCAACCCGTGTCGGATTTGTATATTTTTGAAAAGCGGTTTGTGCTAGAAAAGCGAGGGCTGTCGCGAAAACAGACGTGATCAATAGTGAAAAAATCACTTCAGACTTGAAAATGAAGGCCGGCTGAAAGGCCCGCTGCCAATCTTCCCAGATCAATGCGGAAATAATGCTCAATCCCGCCACAGTGCTCAACTGAATACCTGTCAAAATGAAGGCTGAATATAAATTCGTATACCTGTCGGTCAAAATGATATGAAAAGCAAACGCAAATGCACAGAACAATACCAGTAAATCGCCGAGATTCATGCTCAAGCTGTCAGCCATTGTCAGCAGATAAAGGCCGGCGGTGGCGATTGAAACTCCGGCAACAGATGCAGGTTTCGGCTTTTCTTTCAGAACAAACAGCGCAAGTATAGGCACAAGCACAACATTCAACCCAGTAATGAACCCCGCTTTAGAGGATGCTGTATAAAGAAGACCGAACGTTTGGAATGCATAAGCTGAATGCAGCCAGATACCCAGGACGATTCCCGCTAAAATAATCGATTTATCAATTGTTTTCAACTGGCCTTTTTTGAATGCAAACACCCAGCCCCAAATAAAAAAAG
This genomic window contains:
- a CDS encoding DMT family transporter; its protein translation is MKKQTMADLSLLLVAFVWGVGFLLVQNAIETLEPFTYNGIRFLVAAFFIWGWVFAFKKGQLKTIDKSIILAGIVLGIWLHSAYAFQTFGLLYTASSKAGFITGLNVVLVPILALFVLKEKPKPASVAGVSIATAGLYLLTMADSLSMNLGDLLVLFCAFAFAFHIILTDRYTNLYSAFILTGIQLSTVAGLSIISALIWEDWQRAFQPAFIFKSEVIFSLLITSVFATALAFLAQTAFQKYTNPTRVAIIYTMEPVFAAIAGVAWAGEHLTSTAWIGSALILAGMLLSELSGYIQLYASRIKKYVNDM